Proteins found in one Acomys russatus chromosome 31, mAcoRus1.1, whole genome shotgun sequence genomic segment:
- the Csrp2 gene encoding cysteine and glycine-rich protein 2, which produces MPVWGGGNKCGACGRTVYHAEEVQCDGRSFHRCCFLCMVCRKNLDSTTVAIHDEEIYCKSCYGKKYGPKGYGYGQGAGTLNMDRGERLGIKPESAQPHRPTTNPNTSKFAQKYGGAEKCSRCGDSVYAAEKIIGAGKPWHKNCFRCAKCGKSLESTTLTEKDGEIYCKGCYAKNFGPKGFGYGQGAGALVHAQ; this is translated from the exons ATGCCTGTCTGGGGCGGTGGAAACAAGTGCGGGGCCTGCGGGAGGACCGTTTACCACGCGGAGGAGGTGCAGTGTGATGGGCGGAGCTTCCACCGCTGCTGCTTTCTGTGCA TGGTTTGCAGGAAGAACTTAGACAGCACAACAGTGGCAATTCATGATGAAGAAATCTACTGCAAATCCTGCTACGGAAAGAAGTATGGACCAAAAGGCTATGGGTATGGCCAGGGCGCTGGCACGCTCAACATGGACCGCGGCGAGAGGCTGGGCATCAAGCCAGAGAG TGCTCAGCCTCACAGGCCTACAACAAATCCAAACACTTCTAAATTTGCCCAGAAATATGGAGGAGCGGAGAAGTGTTCCAGGTGTGGGGACTCGGTCTATGCTGCTGAGAAGATCATCGGAGCAGGAAAG CCCTGGCACAAAAACTGCTTCCGATGTGCCAAGTGTGGCAAGAGTCTTGAGTCTACAACTCTGACTGAGAAAGACGGCGAAATCTATTGTAAAG GGTGCTATGCAAAGAACTTTGGGCCCAAGGGATTTGGCTATGGCCAAGGAGCAGGGGCTCTTGTCCACGCTCAGTAA